A stretch of Clostridium sp. BJN0001 DNA encodes these proteins:
- the gatA gene encoding Asp-tRNA(Asn)/Glu-tRNA(Gln) amidotransferase subunit GatA produces MDFTKYKAHELKDIISKKEASVQEITKSHIEKIKSTESKVNAFLYVAEDEALKRAEALDEKIKKGEDLGVLGGVPLALKDNISVRGMQNTCASKILKSYVSPYDATVTEKALNEDAVIIGKTNMDEFAMGSSTENSAYKITKNPWDLNRVPGGSSGGSAAAVAAEETPIALGTDTGGSVRQPASFCGIVGLKPTYGRVSRSGVVAYGSTLDQVGTLGRDVEDCALSLQAIAGIDSKDFTTVDKNVPLYKNFLNEDVRGKKIAVPKEFFKEGLDENVKSAIYNALDVFKKNGAEVSEVSLPLADYAISAYYIIACAEASSNLARFDGIRYGHRTENPEDAIDVYFKSRSEGFGKEVKKRIMLGTYALSSGYYDAYYKKALKVRNLIKGDFERIFKSYDAIISPTAPTPAYKIGEKTNNALEMYLGDIYTVPVNIAGIPAISLPCGEANGLPVGLQIMGNYFREDNLFNLAYSYEKSTTWHEKKPNL; encoded by the coding sequence ATGGATTTTACAAAATATAAAGCACATGAGCTTAAAGACATAATTTCAAAAAAAGAAGCATCTGTGCAGGAGATTACAAAATCTCATATAGAAAAAATAAAGAGTACAGAATCTAAAGTCAACGCTTTCTTATATGTTGCAGAAGATGAGGCTCTAAAAAGAGCAGAAGCTCTTGATGAAAAAATAAAAAAAGGAGAGGATTTAGGAGTTTTAGGAGGAGTTCCTCTAGCTTTAAAGGATAATATAAGTGTAAGAGGAATGCAGAATACATGTGCATCAAAAATACTTAAATCGTATGTTTCTCCATACGATGCAACAGTTACAGAAAAAGCATTAAATGAAGATGCTGTAATAATTGGAAAAACAAATATGGATGAATTTGCAATGGGTTCATCTACAGAAAATTCTGCATATAAAATAACTAAAAATCCATGGGATTTAAATAGAGTTCCAGGAGGATCATCAGGTGGATCTGCAGCAGCAGTTGCAGCAGAAGAAACACCAATAGCACTAGGAACAGATACAGGTGGTTCTGTAAGACAGCCAGCATCTTTTTGTGGAATTGTAGGACTTAAGCCTACATATGGAAGAGTATCAAGAAGCGGAGTTGTAGCATATGGTTCTACACTTGATCAGGTAGGAACATTAGGAAGAGATGTAGAGGATTGTGCTTTATCACTTCAGGCTATAGCAGGAATTGATTCAAAAGATTTTACAACTGTAGATAAAAATGTTCCTTTATATAAAAATTTCTTAAATGAAGATGTAAGAGGAAAGAAGATAGCAGTTCCTAAGGAATTCTTTAAAGAAGGCCTAGATGAAAATGTTAAATCTGCGATATATAATGCGCTTGATGTATTTAAGAAAAATGGAGCTGAAGTAAGTGAAGTATCACTTCCACTTGCAGATTATGCTATTTCAGCATATTACATAATAGCATGTGCAGAAGCATCATCAAATCTTGCAAGATTTGATGGAATAAGATATGGTCATAGAACAGAAAATCCTGAAGATGCCATTGATGTTTATTTTAAATCAAGAAGTGAAGGATTTGGAAAAGAAGTTAAGAAGAGAATAATGCTTGGAACATATGCATTATCATCAGGATATTATGATGCATATTACAAAAAAGCATTAAAGGTAAGAAATCTTATTAAAGGTGATTTTGAAAGAATATTTAAATCGTATGATGCTATAATTTCACCAACAGCACCAACACCTGCATACAAGATAGGTGAAAAGACAAACAATGCACTTGAGATGTATTTAGGAGATATTTATACAGTACCTGTAAATATAGCCGGTATTCCAGCTATATCACTTCCTTGTGGTGAAGCAAACGGACTTCCAGTAGGATTACAGATTATGGGTAACTATTTTAGAGAAGATAATTTATTCAATTTAGCGTATAGCTATGAAAAATCAACTACATGGCATGAAAAAAAGCCTAATTTATAA
- the gatC gene encoding Asp-tRNA(Asn)/Glu-tRNA(Gln) amidotransferase subunit GatC, with the protein MSVSKKDVEYVAELARLEFNDKEKEELQEGLNQILGYFEKLNELDTEKEDIIVNPYYIENKFREDEVEPSLQLDDVINNAPDNLEEYVLVPTIIRE; encoded by the coding sequence ATGTCTGTAAGTAAAAAAGACGTTGAATATGTTGCAGAACTTGCAAGATTAGAATTTAATGATAAAGAAAAAGAAGAACTTCAGGAAGGTCTTAATCAGATTTTAGGATATTTTGAAAAATTAAATGAACTAGATACTGAAAAAGAAGATATAATAGTAAATCCTTATTATATTGAAAATAAATTTAGAGAAGATGAAGTTGAACCTTCACTTCAACTTGATGATGTAATTAATAATGCTCCAGATAATTTAGAAGAGTATGTTTTAGTTCCTACAATTATACGAGAATAG
- the ligA gene encoding NAD-dependent DNA ligase LigA: MLVEKLNRYAYEYYTLDDPSVTDKEYDKEYDKLSKLEEETNYILPYSPTQRVGDTVLEGFTKYTHKAPLWSLGKAQSLEEIREWHNRNVKFVKHMREIGEDLPPLKYILTKKFDGLTINLTYDENGILQIGATRGTGITGEDVTPQIKTIKRVPLKIDNHNVVEIHGEAVMTEEAFEKYNESAKVPLKNLRNGAAGALRNLNVKETARRNLSAFFYDVGYNEGTPFKTYKEMMAFIKEKGLPVDDYMKTCITMDEIEKEIEYIKNIRFDLNYDIDGIVIVIDDIKTRELLGYTIKFPKWAVAYKFEAQEATTKIKDVSWSVGRSGRIAPTAILQPVELAGATVQRATLNNMDDIRRKGIRIGANVVVRRSNDVIPEITGVVKDSLDGTSEIMPPTVCPACGSHVFLDGAHYFCENTLSCKPQLVKSIVHYASREAMDIAGFSEKTAEVLFEKLNIKSISDLYNLKKEDLLKMPKFGDKKADNLLNAIEKSKNCSLDAFIYALGIPNVGVKTARDLANKFESFEKLRNASFDDLVEIPDIGDVVARDIAAFFKEENVINTIEKIFECNVNPVFIKNEVKENPFEGKTVVPTGTLENFSRIGIKEKLVSLGAKVSGSVSKKTDYVLAGENAGSKLDKAQSLNVKVISEEEFLNMLK; the protein is encoded by the coding sequence ATGCTTGTTGAAAAACTTAATAGATATGCTTATGAGTATTATACACTTGATGATCCATCTGTAACTGATAAAGAGTACGATAAGGAATATGATAAACTCTCAAAACTTGAAGAGGAAACAAATTATATTCTTCCATATTCGCCAACTCAAAGAGTAGGAGATACAGTTCTTGAAGGATTTACAAAGTATACTCATAAAGCACCTTTATGGAGTCTTGGAAAAGCTCAGAGCCTTGAAGAGATAAGAGAGTGGCATAATAGAAACGTCAAATTTGTAAAGCATATGCGTGAGATCGGAGAAGACTTACCACCTTTAAAATATATTTTAACTAAAAAATTTGATGGGCTTACAATAAATCTTACTTATGATGAAAATGGAATATTACAAATTGGTGCAACAAGAGGAACTGGAATTACAGGAGAAGATGTTACTCCTCAGATTAAAACAATAAAGAGAGTACCTTTAAAAATAGATAATCATAATGTAGTTGAAATTCATGGTGAAGCAGTTATGACTGAAGAGGCTTTTGAAAAGTACAATGAATCAGCTAAAGTTCCTCTTAAAAATCTTAGAAATGGAGCGGCTGGAGCACTTAGAAATTTAAATGTAAAAGAGACTGCAAGGAGAAACTTATCTGCATTTTTTTATGACGTAGGATATAATGAAGGGACACCTTTTAAAACTTATAAAGAGATGATGGCTTTTATAAAAGAAAAAGGTCTTCCTGTTGATGATTATATGAAAACATGCATAACTATGGATGAAATAGAAAAAGAGATTGAGTATATAAAAAACATAAGGTTTGATCTAAATTATGATATTGATGGAATTGTTATTGTAATTGATGATATAAAAACAAGAGAACTTCTAGGATATACTATAAAATTTCCTAAATGGGCAGTCGCATATAAGTTTGAAGCTCAAGAAGCCACAACAAAGATAAAGGATGTTTCATGGAGCGTTGGAAGAAGCGGAAGAATAGCTCCTACAGCGATACTTCAGCCGGTTGAGCTTGCAGGTGCAACTGTTCAAAGAGCAACTTTAAATAATATGGACGATATAAGAAGAAAAGGAATAAGAATAGGTGCTAATGTTGTAGTAAGACGAAGTAATGATGTAATTCCTGAAATTACAGGAGTAGTTAAAGATTCTCTTGATGGAACATCTGAGATAATGCCTCCAACTGTATGTCCTGCATGTGGCAGCCATGTATTCTTAGATGGGGCACATTATTTCTGTGAGAATACACTTTCATGTAAACCTCAGCTTGTAAAAAGTATAGTACACTATGCTTCAAGAGAAGCGATGGATATAGCTGGATTTTCAGAGAAAACAGCAGAAGTTCTATTTGAAAAACTTAATATAAAATCTATATCAGATCTTTATAATCTTAAAAAAGAAGATCTTTTAAAGATGCCAAAATTTGGAGATAAAAAAGCTGATAATCTTCTTAATGCTATAGAAAAGAGTAAAAATTGCAGTCTTGATGCATTTATATATGCTCTTGGAATTCCAAATGTAGGAGTAAAGACAGCAAGGGATCTTGCTAATAAATTTGAATCATTTGAAAAATTAAGAAATGCATCTTTTGATGATCTTGTAGAGATACCAGATATAGGAGATGTTGTAGCTAGAGATATTGCAGCTTTCTTTAAAGAAGAGAATGTAATAAATACAATAGAAAAGATATTTGAATGTAATGTTAATCCCGTATTTATTAAAAATGAAGTTAAAGAAAATCCTTTTGAAGGAAAGACAGTAGTACCTACAGGAACTCTTGAAAATTTTTCGAGAATTGGAATAAAAGAAAAACTTGTAAGCCTTGGAGCTAAAGTTTCTGGGAGTGTAAGTAAGAAAACAGATTATGTTTTAGCTGGTGAAAATGCAGGATCAAAGCTTGATAAAGCACAAAGTCTTAATGTCAAAGTGATTTCAGAAGAAGAGTTTTTAAATATGTTAAAATAA
- the pcrA gene encoding DNA helicase PcrA → MDLKSLLNKEQYEGAITVDGQVLILAGAGSGKTRVLTHRIAHMVEDLNIPSYNILAITFTNKAAKEMKDRVRNIISDKADSMWISTFHSTCVRILRREIDKIGYKKNFTIYDTSDQKVLIKDCMKILNIDDKDISQQEITSKISRAKDRMQTYKSYMIENEANFREKKIASVYEMYQKRLNENNALDFDDLIFKTVELFNKDEEVLSFYQNKFKYIMVDEYQDTNRVQYEFIRLLAKKYKNICVVGDDDQCIYQWRGADIKNILDFEKDYPGAKVIKLEQNYRSKGNILNAANEVIKHNLNRKSKVLRTDKEDGKKVKIYRAYSDLDEANFVGNQISQIKKNKNYKDFAILYRTNAQSRIFEDSLRRKAIPYRIIGGTRFYDRKEIKDILCYLKVIINPQDDVSLKRIINVPKRSIGDTTVNKLQEFAREYELNLCDVLDRCDTVSSLSKRNISCISGFASLINLFMDEAETMPVSLLIETILKETGYLKELETSKQIEDKSRIENLKELVSDAVEFEKSSDDKSLSAYLEQVSLVQDTDKLEDEDDAVLLMTVHSAKGLEFPVVFMVGMENGLFPSNAAFNKESEMEEARRLCYVGITRAKEELFMTSADQRRVFGRTVSYSQSDFLSEIEPNLKEYVSASGVKKLSDRNFFSGGTTDRKVSGSGLNLSRSSSLNSENSQENIDNDYLTESEISLGMKVVHQKFGVGTIVSIQKDSKDKKVTVAFDRQGVKILLLSFAKLKAYN, encoded by the coding sequence ATGGATTTAAAGTCATTACTTAATAAAGAACAGTATGAAGGAGCTATAACAGTTGATGGTCAGGTTCTTATATTAGCAGGTGCAGGTTCTGGTAAAACAAGAGTTTTAACACATAGAATCGCACATATGGTTGAGGATCTTAATATTCCTTCATATAATATACTTGCGATTACATTTACTAATAAAGCGGCAAAAGAAATGAAAGACAGAGTTAGAAATATTATCTCAGATAAAGCAGATAGTATGTGGATTTCAACATTCCACTCTACATGTGTTAGAATTTTGAGACGTGAAATAGATAAAATAGGATATAAAAAGAATTTTACAATATATGATACATCAGATCAAAAAGTTCTTATAAAAGACTGCATGAAAATTTTAAATATAGATGATAAAGATATATCACAGCAGGAGATAACTTCAAAAATAAGCAGAGCAAAAGATAGAATGCAGACTTATAAAAGCTATATGATTGAAAATGAAGCTAATTTTAGAGAAAAGAAGATAGCCTCAGTATATGAAATGTATCAGAAAAGACTAAATGAAAACAATGCTCTTGACTTTGATGATCTTATATTTAAGACTGTTGAACTCTTTAATAAGGATGAAGAAGTCCTCTCATTTTATCAGAATAAATTTAAATACATAATGGTAGATGAATATCAAGATACAAATAGAGTTCAGTATGAATTTATAAGACTTCTTGCTAAGAAATATAAGAATATATGTGTTGTAGGTGATGATGATCAGTGTATTTATCAGTGGAGAGGCGCTGATATAAAAAATATATTAGATTTTGAAAAAGACTATCCAGGTGCTAAAGTTATAAAACTTGAACAAAATTATAGATCAAAAGGTAATATATTAAATGCTGCAAATGAAGTTATAAAACATAATTTAAATAGAAAATCAAAAGTTTTAAGAACAGATAAAGAAGATGGAAAGAAAGTTAAGATATATAGAGCGTATTCTGATCTTGATGAAGCTAATTTTGTAGGAAATCAGATTAGTCAGATAAAGAAAAACAAAAATTATAAAGATTTTGCAATATTATATAGAACAAATGCACAGTCTAGAATTTTTGAAGATAGTTTAAGGAGAAAAGCTATTCCATATAGAATTATAGGCGGTACAAGATTCTATGATAGAAAAGAAATTAAAGATATTTTATGTTATCTTAAAGTTATAATAAATCCACAAGATGATGTAAGTTTAAAGAGAATTATAAATGTGCCAAAGAGAAGTATAGGAGATACTACAGTAAATAAACTTCAAGAGTTTGCTAGAGAATATGAGCTTAATTTGTGCGATGTATTAGATAGATGTGATACAGTTTCTTCACTTTCAAAGAGAAATATATCATGTATAAGTGGTTTTGCATCACTTATAAATTTATTTATGGATGAAGCAGAAACAATGCCTGTATCTCTTCTTATAGAAACAATCTTAAAAGAAACAGGTTATTTAAAAGAACTTGAAACTTCAAAGCAGATTGAAGATAAGAGCAGGATTGAGAACTTAAAAGAACTTGTTTCAGATGCTGTTGAATTTGAAAAGAGTAGTGATGATAAATCACTTTCTGCATATTTAGAGCAAGTATCTTTAGTTCAAGATACAGATAAGCTTGAAGACGAAGATGATGCGGTTTTACTTATGACTGTTCATAGTGCAAAAGGTCTTGAATTTCCAGTTGTATTTATGGTGGGAATGGAAAATGGACTTTTCCCAAGTAATGCAGCGTTTAATAAAGAATCGGAAATGGAAGAAGCAAGAAGATTATGCTATGTTGGAATAACAAGAGCAAAAGAAGAGCTTTTTATGACTTCTGCTGATCAAAGAAGGGTATTTGGAAGAACTGTTTCATATTCACAATCTGATTTTTTAAGTGAAATAGAACCAAATTTAAAAGAGTATGTTTCAGCTTCAGGTGTTAAAAAGTTATCAGATAGAAACTTTTTTAGCGGAGGAACAACTGATAGAAAAGTTTCAGGAAGTGGACTTAATTTATCTAGAAGTTCTTCTTTAAATTCTGAGAATTCACAAGAAAATATAGACAATGATTATCTTACTGAATCAGAGATATCTCTTGGAATGAAGGTGGTTCATCAGAAATTTGGAGTCGGAACTATTGTAAGCATTCAGAAAGATTCTAAAGATAAAAAAGTAACAGTTGCATTTGATAGACAAGGAGTAAAAATACTTCTTCTTTCCTTTGCAAAATTAAAAGCATATAATTAA
- a CDS encoding pseudouridine synthase gives MERLDKIISNLGYGSRKDVKNFIKKGIVYVDGEVATNNKMSIDPLKSSIEINGERVIYKKYIYLMLNKPAGVISATFDNNEETVVDLLEAQHQVFEPFPVGRLDKDTVGLLLLTNDGELNHRLISPKNHIDKVYYAKINKEVTEKDIAMFKKGITLDDGYKCMSADLKIIKASENGSEVLVTIQEGKFHQVKRMFEAVDKKVIYLKRKEFGSIHLDPNLDEGEYRELSEEELSILNVK, from the coding sequence ATGGAACGATTAGATAAAATAATTTCAAATCTAGGATATGGAAGCAGAAAAGATGTTAAGAATTTTATAAAAAAGGGAATAGTATATGTTGATGGTGAGGTTGCAACTAATAATAAAATGAGCATTGATCCATTAAAATCATCAATAGAAATAAATGGTGAGAGAGTTATATATAAAAAGTATATATATCTTATGTTAAATAAGCCAGCAGGTGTAATATCTGCTACATTTGATAATAATGAAGAAACAGTTGTAGATTTATTAGAAGCACAGCATCAAGTATTTGAACCATTTCCAGTTGGAAGACTTGATAAGGATACAGTTGGACTTCTTTTATTAACTAACGATGGAGAACTTAATCATAGGCTTATATCACCTAAAAATCATATTGATAAGGTTTATTATGCAAAGATTAACAAAGAAGTAACAGAAAAAGATATTGCTATGTTTAAAAAAGGTATCACATTAGATGATGGATATAAGTGTATGAGTGCAGATTTAAAAATAATAAAAGCATCAGAGAATGGTTCAGAAGTTTTAGTTACAATTCAAGAGGGAAAATTTCATCAAGTAAAAAGAATGTTCGAAGCAGTCGATAAAAAAGTAATTTATCTTAAGAGAAAAGAATTTGGAAGCATTCATCTTGATCCAAATTTAGATGAAGGTGAATATAGAGAATTATCAGAAGAAGAATTAAGTATATTAAACGTTAAGTAA
- a CDS encoding lytic transglycosylase domain-containing protein — MDITQLNGMSQEQLLALSMMGNRQLTSSSDTSSDSDTSGVQDIAFAYLMQNLLNDSKNGSDSNSSAAVEEGSPLVHSGAKQQCAEGINLENLPLIVNGMVPAYYGQSYSQSNTADMSKIMNAVKSASKKYGIDENLILSIINHESNFKPNVTSSAGAQGLMQLMPANFSAYGVTNGYDINQNVDGGTHLLKNCIDQFGGNLSLGLMAYSAGAGTMKSRGVTSSADLYKMPLETRNYVPAVLTDYNNRKNG, encoded by the coding sequence ATGGATATTACTCAGTTAAATGGCATGTCTCAGGAGCAGCTACTTGCATTATCAATGATGGGAAATAGACAACTTACATCAAGCTCGGATACATCATCGGATAGTGATACAAGTGGTGTGCAAGATATAGCATTTGCATATTTAATGCAGAATCTTTTAAATGATTCAAAAAATGGAAGTGATTCAAATTCATCAGCTGCAGTAGAAGAAGGAAGTCCACTTGTTCATAGCGGAGCAAAACAACAATGTGCTGAGGGAATAAACCTTGAGAATCTTCCCCTTATCGTAAATGGAATGGTGCCGGCGTATTATGGACAATCATATAGTCAATCAAATACTGCTGATATGTCAAAGATAATGAATGCTGTAAAAAGTGCATCTAAAAAATATGGAATTGATGAAAACTTGATTTTATCAATAATTAATCATGAATCAAATTTTAAGCCAAATGTTACATCATCAGCAGGAGCACAGGGACTTATGCAGCTTATGCCTGCAAATTTTAGCGCATATGGAGTAACAAATGGTTATGATATAAATCAGAATGTTGATGGTGGAACACATCTTTTAAAAAACTGTATAGATCAGTTCGGAGGAAATCTTAGTCTTGGTCTTATGGCGTATAGCGCAGGTGCAGGAACAATGAAAAGTAGAGGAGTTACAAGTTCTGCAGATCTTTATAAAATGCCTCTTGAAACTAGAAATTATGTACCAGCAGTTCTTACAGACTATAATAATAGGAAAAATGGATAA